GCCCGGGAACGCCGATGACGACCAATCCCCTCTTCCAGCGGCTCCAGCTGGTCACCGGCACGCCGGCCCTCGATCACCTCGGGGCGTCCAGCGCGGCGGTCTTCGGCATCGGGGGTGTCGGCTCCTGGACGGCCGAGGCCCTGGTGCGTTCCGGCGTCGGCGCGATCACCCTGGTCGACAACGACGTGATCTGTATCACCAACGTCAACAGGCAGTTGCAGGCGACGACGAAGAATGTGGGCAAACCCAAGGTGGAGGAGCTGGCGGCCCGCCTGCGCCTGCTGAACCCGCGCTGCGAGGTCACGCCGGTCATGCGCGCCTGCGAGCCGGCCACCGTCGACACGTTCCATGTCGGGCAATACACCTACGTGCTGGATTGCATCGATTCGATCACCTGCAAGGTCGCGCTGATCCGGGCGGCGTACGCCGCCGGCTGCACGCTGTTCTCGGCGATGGGGGCGGCGGCCAAGCTCGACCCCACGCAGGTGCGGGTGACCTCGATCTGGGAATCGACCGGCTGCCCGCTGGCCAAGTGGATCCGCCGTCGCCTGCGCGAGTCGGGATTCCAGGGCGACTTTCCGGTGGTCTGGTCGCCGGAGTTCATCGAGCCGGTCGAGGCCACCAGCGTGGCCTGCGGCACGCACACCTGCTACTGCCCGAAGTTCGTGCCGGCCGATGAAGCCGAGCACCGCGACTGGTGCTCCGAGAAAAAGGTCATCAACGGCACGGCGGTGCACATGACGGCCATCTTCGGGATGATGCTGGCGGGGCTGGTGGTGCAGGATGCGGTGGTCAGGAGCGCGTCAGCCGGGCGCACGGCGGCCACCGGCGCCGCGAACGGCGGCTCGTCCGCTCAGGAACGTGCCGGCCCTGCACCCGCCACCGGTTCGGCCTTCCCGCTCGCCGACGAGCGGTAGCACGCGTCGACCATGCGCAGCGTGGCCAGCCCGTCGCGGACGCCGACCGCCGGCGGCGTACCTGCCCGCACGCAGCGCAGCCAGTCCTGCAGCACCAGCGGCAACGTCGGCACGGTGGCCGGCACGTCGAACCGTTCCTCGCTGCGCCCGCGGCGCAGCACCAGCCCGCCTTCCAGGTAGTCGGCCCACAACTGGCCGTCCTGCCCGACCACCTCGAGCCAGGCCGCGCGCGACTGCGTGTACTTGCTCACCTCGAGCGAGACCCAGCAGCCGTCGTCCAGTTCGCCGCGCGCCAGGAACAGATCCTCGACCACCGGGTTCAACACCTGTTTGTGCCGTGCCTGCACCGCGACGAACTCGCGGCCGCTGAGGAACCGCGCCAGGTCGAACAGGTGCACGCCGGTCAGCAGCACCGAGCCGCCGACCGTCTGCCCCGGGTCGCGCTGCCAGTCCAGCGCGGTGGGGGCCAGCCGCTGGGCCAGGCGTACCAGGTGGACGCGCCCCAGCTGCGGCCACAACTCGCGGGCCTTGGCGATCACGGGGTTCCAGCGCAGGGACTGGCCCAGGAACAACGGGTGGGTGGCACCGGCGTCGAGCGTTGCCAGCCGCTCAGCCTCGGCGAGCGTCCCGGTCATCGGCTTTTCCAGCAGCAGCGGCTTGCCGGCCGCCAGCACGGCGGCGGCCAGGTCGTGGTGCGATGACGGCGGCGTGCAGACAACGACGCCGTCAACGGCCGTATCCGCGACCAGCGCTGCCGCCTCCGGCAGGTAACGGACGCCGTAGCGGCTCGCCAGGTCCCGGCCGGCCTGCGGGTCGCGCCGGCACAGGGCCGTCACCGTCAGCCCCGGCACATCCTTCAGCCCGTGCCGTACATAGCGCTCGCCGTGGGCGCCCGCGCCGATGATCCCGATCCTGAACTCCATGGCCATGGCTCGCTTCTGGCTGCGGGGCGTCCTCGCCCTCCCGTGTACCTGTCTCCCGTTTACCTGCCTCCCGAGGATGGAGCCTAACATGACCCATGGCAGAGGACAAACCGCCGCCGGCTGGCTGGCGCTGACG
The bacterium DNA segment above includes these coding regions:
- a CDS encoding Gfo/Idh/MocA family oxidoreductase translates to MAMEFRIGIIGAGAHGERYVRHGLKDVPGLTVTALCRRDPQAGRDLASRYGVRYLPEAAALVADTAVDGVVVCTPPSSHHDLAAAVLAAGKPLLLEKPMTGTLAEAERLATLDAGATHPLFLGQSLRWNPVIAKARELWPQLGRVHLVRLAQRLAPTALDWQRDPGQTVGGSVLLTGVHLFDLARFLSGREFVAVQARHKQVLNPVVEDLFLARGELDDGCWVSLEVSKYTQSRAAWLEVVGQDGQLWADYLEGGLVLRRGRSEERFDVPATVPTLPLVLQDWLRCVRAGTPPAVGVRDGLATLRMVDACYRSSASGKAEPVAGAGPARS
- a CDS encoding tRNA threonylcarbamoyladenosine dehydratase, encoding MTTNPLFQRLQLVTGTPALDHLGASSAAVFGIGGVGSWTAEALVRSGVGAITLVDNDVICITNVNRQLQATTKNVGKPKVEELAARLRLLNPRCEVTPVMRACEPATVDTFHVGQYTYVLDCIDSITCKVALIRAAYAAGCTLFSAMGAAAKLDPTQVRVTSIWESTGCPLAKWIRRRLRESGFQGDFPVVWSPEFIEPVEATSVACGTHTCYCPKFVPADEAEHRDWCSEKKVINGTAVHMTAIFGMMLAGLVVQDAVVRSASAGRTAATGAANGGSSAQERAGPAPATGSAFPLADER